The nucleotide sequence CCTGCCTTTGCCGGAGCCTCACCTGTGGTTGACCTCCACCCATACGAGCACGCGAGTTCCCGTGCAGAGCCGGCGCGGCTGCCCGCTGGATTGTATCTATTGCTCCACCAGTGCCATTGAAGGGAAACCGCTGCGAAAGAGATCACCGGAATTCGTGGTCGCTTGGATAGCGGCGATGTGCGCACGAGGATTTCGGAATTTCCATTTTGTGGATAACACTTTCAATCTCCCGCCGTCCTATGCCAAAAGCCTTTGTCGACAGTTGATCGAGTCAGGACTGGACCTCGATTGGTGGGCCATTATTTACCCGAGGTGGGTCGACCTCGAATTAGTGCAGTTGATGGCCAAGGCAGGTTGCACGCAAGTGAGCCTGGGATTCGAAAGCGGCTCGGAATCAATCTTGCGAAAGCTGAACAAGCGCTTCAATCGTATTGAAGTCCAAACCATCTCCGAGATGCTTGCCGACGTGGGCATCAACAGGATCGGTTTTCTGTTGCTGGGTGGTCCAGGTGAGACAAAAGCTACCGTCGAGGAGAGCCTGGCATTTGCCGAGTCGCTGCATCTTGATTCCCTGAAGATTACGGTGGGAATGCGAATCTACCCGAACACGCCGCTGGCATCCGTCGCGGTTGCGGAGGGGATTGTGAGACGGGATGATGACCTGCTTCTGCCCCGGTTCTATTTGGGTGCCTCGCTGCGCGATTGGCTGCCGGAGCGGATAGTTCAGTTCGCCGCATCATAAGCCGCCACTCGAATCGCGAAGTGGCCACGCACAAGGTGATCGCGCAGTACTCAACCAAGTCACCATCATTGAATCGCGCATCTTCCGCTCATCGAGTCACGCAGATGTGCAGAGACTTGAGAAAGTTGATGTCTTCGCGGTTGAACCTGGACTCGATGGCGCCGCCGGTCCGAGCCGGCAAGGTGACCGGCTCTCGCTCGCGCTTCTTGACTGCGATGGTGGCGTTAAGGACCAGGAACACGTCGTAACCGCCGCGCTTGATCTCAGCGATCACCTCGGCAATCTGTTCCGATTCGCCGAGCGAGGCATTGATGGCCGTGCCGAGCTCCTCGACGAGCTGTTTTAGTTTGTCGTTCACAAGTCCCTCCTTCCCGGCCTGCTTGCGACTCGAAGCCGGTGTGCTCCAAAGGTTGGTGAGCTTGAGCGAAGAATGACGGAATGACGCGAACGCGCGCATTTGGACTGCTGGACTGTTGCTGGACTCTGCGCTGCAAATGAGGGATTTCAGTGCAAATGAAGATGGGCTAACGCTAACAAAAAACGTGTAAGTCAGTGAGAACGAACAGGGCAGGTCGCTTTAGCAAACCGCCGCCTTCCACGAGGAGATCAAATCGCGCTCGTTCCTAAATTGTGCGTGCTATTTGCGTACTACTAACGAGATTAAGAGTGCTTCTTAGGGACTTGCGTGCCATCTGCCGCTCTGTATGTTGTTGAAACTACGTTTCTTTGCGGATTCGGTTCCTTCCGCGCTCACCACCTTATCCCCTGGCAAGCTCAGTGTTTTCGCGCACTTGAGGCCTTTTCTTGCTTTTTGCCCCATCGCCTAACCAGAAGTAACGCTCAGTAGCCTAGGGTCCCGCAAAATCCCCGAAGTTTTCTCGGCGGGGTCCCGAAGTCCTGAGTACCTCACTGCATCGTGCCAACCGCCCTGGAATCCAGTGTCGGCGCAACTACGACAACGCGCTCCGGCTGCTTGCGGGCCAACTGCTTGCGACGGGCCCCACGGCGGTCGCGTTGCTCGCTTTGCATTTTCTTCTGGAACGCGTCCGCCATCGCCCGCGGCGTCGGATGAATTGGCAGAGAACGCTGAGGCGTT is from Terriglobia bacterium and encodes:
- a CDS encoding radical SAM protein, yielding MRVLLISSNDVNVALETPLPLGLACVAAATEQAGHEVRLLALASRATWEAAIENAISPQQPEVIGISVRNIDDQNMQCAHFLLAPFKELVALCLRVSRAAVVLGGAGYSIFPESALAFLGADIGIQGEGEIAFPALLSWLKIGHRTAAPPGVYLPNRAATARSYVEDLDALPLPEPHLWLTSTHTSTRVPVQSRRGCPLDCIYCSTSAIEGKPLRKRSPEFVVAWIAAMCARGFRNFHFVDNTFNLPPSYAKSLCRQLIESGLDLDWWAIIYPRWVDLELVQLMAKAGCTQVSLGFESGSESILRKLNKRFNRIEVQTISEMLADVGINRIGFLLLGGPGETKATVEESLAFAESLHLDSLKITVGMRIYPNTPLASVAVAEGIVRRDDDLLLPRFYLGASLRDWLPERIVQFAAS